A genomic segment from Pseudoduganella chitinolytica encodes:
- a CDS encoding patatin-like phospholipase family protein → MYLKRLTACALAAALLAGCATTGTTPSTPTAGTPPGAGTGNTPATPLPPVIPPAVTDSTANVTPMPVPQRKVRIGLALGGGAARGFAHIGVIKALEANGIHPDIVVGTSAGSVVGALYAAGNNAGTLQKMAYDMDEASISDWALPLFGTKSGVLKGEALQSYINKAVRNRPIEKLKLPFGAVAADLKTGQPILFTRGNTGMAVRASSAVPGVFQPVTIGTRTYVDGGLVAPVPVRFAKEMGADFIIAVNISTQTEAQAAVSSLEVIMQTFSIMGQRINQYELRDADVVIQPPLGNMASNDFASRARAMSAGEKSTLAAMAQIKQKLKARREAPAVAAQ, encoded by the coding sequence ATGTACCTAAAGCGCCTCACCGCGTGCGCCCTGGCCGCAGCCCTGCTGGCCGGCTGCGCCACCACCGGCACGACACCATCCACGCCCACTGCCGGCACGCCGCCCGGTGCCGGCACAGGGAACACGCCGGCCACGCCCCTGCCGCCCGTGATTCCTCCCGCGGTGACCGACTCCACCGCGAACGTCACGCCGATGCCGGTGCCGCAGCGCAAGGTGCGGATCGGCCTGGCGCTGGGGGGCGGCGCGGCGCGCGGCTTTGCCCATATTGGCGTCATCAAGGCGCTGGAAGCCAATGGCATCCATCCGGACATCGTCGTCGGCACCAGTGCCGGCAGCGTCGTCGGCGCCCTGTACGCGGCCGGCAACAACGCCGGCACCTTGCAGAAGATGGCGTACGACATGGACGAGGCATCCATCTCCGACTGGGCGCTGCCGCTGTTCGGCACCAAGTCCGGCGTCCTGAAGGGCGAGGCGCTGCAAAGCTACATCAACAAGGCCGTCAGGAACCGCCCCATCGAGAAGCTCAAGCTGCCGTTCGGCGCCGTCGCCGCCGACCTGAAGACAGGCCAGCCGATCCTGTTTACGCGCGGGAATACCGGCATGGCCGTGCGCGCCAGCTCCGCGGTGCCCGGCGTGTTCCAGCCGGTGACGATCGGCACCCGCACCTACGTCGACGGCGGCCTGGTCGCGCCCGTGCCCGTGCGCTTCGCCAAGGAAATGGGGGCGGACTTCATCATTGCCGTCAACATCTCCACGCAGACGGAAGCACAGGCCGCCGTGTCGTCGCTGGAAGTGATCATGCAGACGTTCTCCATCATGGGCCAGCGCATCAACCAGTACGAGTTGCGCGATGCGGACGTCGTGATCCAGCCGCCGCTGGGCAATATGGCCAGCAACGACTTCGCCAGCCGCGCGCGGGCGATGAGCGCGGGCGAGAAGTCCACGCTCGCCGCGATGGCCCAGATCAAGCAGAAACTGAAGGCGCGGCGCGAGGCGCCGGCCGTTGCCGCCCAATAA
- a CDS encoding PEP-CTERM sorting domain-containing protein, whose product MKQLARGLLLGALIWGTSTAHAATTIETTGFSLAWTESSAHPLDMQLLSDTDGLVRIAMSVGALGERWDTNTHGDGGIGNAADHLLTAIVLQGYRITSMTLSAVVNGSMYLETRGCNMCETTPGTTANSSTLNWSILRGGEHAVLPTAYASQVDGTLAISSTAHMPLEGPFLLALGAENTVAASSSVQLVWDGWDWQQYTLQATAAVDLSDVVLSVQVTPVPEPSTYAMLLAGLGMVAWTARRRAA is encoded by the coding sequence ATGAAACAACTTGCACGCGGCCTGTTGCTTGGCGCGCTGATCTGGGGCACATCCACGGCCCATGCGGCCACGACGATCGAAACGACCGGCTTCAGCCTGGCCTGGACGGAAAGCTCCGCCCATCCGCTGGACATGCAACTGCTGTCCGATACGGACGGGCTGGTGCGGATCGCCATGTCCGTTGGCGCCTTGGGCGAGCGCTGGGACACGAACACCCATGGCGACGGCGGCATCGGCAACGCGGCCGATCACCTCCTGACGGCCATCGTCCTGCAAGGCTACCGCATCACCTCGATGACGCTGAGCGCCGTCGTCAACGGTTCCATGTACCTGGAAACGCGCGGCTGCAATATGTGCGAGACTACGCCGGGCACGACCGCCAACAGCTCGACGCTGAACTGGTCGATCCTGCGCGGCGGCGAGCATGCCGTGCTTCCCACCGCTTACGCCAGCCAGGTCGACGGTACGCTAGCCATCTCGTCGACGGCCCACATGCCGCTGGAGGGCCCGTTCCTGCTCGCCCTTGGCGCGGAAAATACCGTCGCGGCCAGCAGTTCGGTTCAGCTCGTCTGGGACGGTTGGGATTGGCAGCAGTACACGCTGCAGGCCACCGCTGCCGTGGATCTGTCGGATGTGGTGTTGAGCGTGCAGGTCACACCGGTGCCGGAGCCGTCGACCTATGCCATGCTGCTGGCCGGCCTCGGCATGGTGGCGTGGACGGCGCGCCGGCGTGCAGCCTGA
- a CDS encoding PEPxxWA-CTERM sorting domain-containing protein, whose translation MQLLSRAVCAAAICLSAASAQAFEPLIETTGFTLGTNASSPIPGIALLGQTATSATFSLYGITEGFPLSVDSSYQQYASDYLFWQNEYDIGVKAGYKITGITVTGSFHGALVPAEWTMPGVAGNELGFGFGTYHTEHPLESNWATTKNLDGRKDFALTLGKTALEGEFTLSFNGRNEVTAESVWYLDEWTNEQYWLGSSASAGLGELTMTVYIAAVPEPQTWAMLLGGLALAGAMARRRRQAS comes from the coding sequence ATGCAATTGCTGTCCCGCGCCGTGTGCGCCGCTGCCATCTGCCTTTCCGCCGCTTCCGCGCAGGCGTTCGAACCGCTGATCGAGACGACCGGCTTCACGCTGGGAACGAATGCGTCCAGCCCCATCCCGGGCATCGCGCTGCTCGGCCAGACGGCCACGTCGGCCACGTTCTCGCTGTACGGCATTACGGAAGGCTTCCCGCTGTCCGTCGATTCCAGCTACCAGCAATACGCCAGCGACTACCTGTTCTGGCAGAACGAGTACGACATCGGCGTCAAGGCCGGCTACAAGATCACGGGCATCACGGTGACGGGCTCCTTCCACGGCGCGCTGGTGCCCGCCGAGTGGACGATGCCGGGCGTGGCAGGCAATGAGCTGGGCTTCGGCTTCGGCACTTATCACACGGAGCATCCGCTCGAGTCGAATTGGGCGACGACGAAAAACCTGGACGGGCGCAAGGATTTCGCGCTGACCCTGGGTAAGACCGCGCTGGAAGGGGAGTTCACGCTGTCGTTCAACGGCCGCAACGAGGTGACGGCGGAAAGCGTGTGGTACCTGGACGAATGGACCAACGAGCAGTATTGGCTGGGTTCGTCGGCCAGTGCCGGCCTGGGCGAATTGACGATGACCGTCTACATCGCGGCGGTACCGGAGCCGCAGACCTGGGCCATGCTGCTGGGCGGCCTGGCACTGGCCGGCGCAATGGCGCGCCGGCGGCGGCAGGCTTCGTAA
- a CDS encoding PEP-CTERM sorting domain-containing protein, whose translation MQATLFRTAFAAALLCAGAASAGTIDTHAFTLDSEGEADIVLLGDSANRVTFALAGVTRDLHSSVDSTGVPSASADSPVQAGYGFGVKQGYRITGLTISGTFSGLLAPADGGAAGNDIGLSFVAWPPGQLPLWSNYARAVDLDGERAFSVTLGAAALQGDFLLGLLGSATTSADSALFQDDAGNDSWLGSSAQVRAGNLVLTVDVAAVPEPQTWLMLLTGIGAVGMCRRRVSAARNASQP comes from the coding sequence ATGCAAGCAACTCTCTTCCGTACCGCGTTCGCGGCCGCGCTGCTGTGCGCCGGCGCCGCCAGCGCCGGCACCATCGATACCCATGCCTTCACGCTCGACAGTGAGGGCGAAGCCGATATCGTACTGCTCGGCGACAGCGCCAACCGCGTCACCTTCGCGCTGGCAGGCGTGACGCGCGACCTGCACAGCAGCGTCGACTCGACCGGCGTACCGTCCGCCTCCGCCGACAGTCCCGTGCAGGCCGGCTACGGCTTCGGCGTCAAGCAGGGCTACCGCATCACCGGACTGACGATCAGCGGCACGTTCAGCGGCCTGCTGGCGCCGGCGGATGGCGGCGCGGCGGGCAACGACATCGGCCTGTCATTCGTGGCCTGGCCGCCGGGCCAGCTGCCGCTGTGGTCCAACTACGCCCGCGCCGTCGACCTCGACGGCGAACGCGCATTCTCCGTCACGCTGGGCGCTGCGGCACTGCAGGGCGATTTCCTGCTGGGGCTGCTCGGCAGCGCCACGACCAGTGCCGACAGTGCGCTGTTCCAGGATGACGCCGGCAACGACAGCTGGCTGGGCTCGTCAGCCCAGGTGCGTGCCGGCAATCTCGTGCTGACGGTCGACGTCGCCGCCGTGCCGGAGCCGCAAACCTGGCTGATGTTGCTCACTGGCATCGGCGCCGTGGGGATGTGCCGCCGTCGGGTGTCGGCAGCGCGCAACGCAAGTCAGCCATAA
- a CDS encoding GlcG/HbpS family heme-binding protein: MQSKPYLTLADVKKIAAAAEAEALANNWAVSIAIVDDGGHLLWQQRLDGAAPLTSYIAPAKAKTSALGRRESRVYEEIINNGRVAFLSAPEVEGLLEGGVNIVVDGHTIGAVGVSGVKSIEDAQIAKAGIAALG; encoded by the coding sequence ATGCAATCGAAGCCGTACCTGACCCTTGCCGACGTCAAGAAGATCGCCGCCGCCGCGGAAGCCGAAGCGCTGGCCAACAACTGGGCCGTGTCCATCGCCATCGTCGACGACGGCGGCCACCTGCTGTGGCAGCAGCGCCTGGACGGCGCCGCGCCGCTGACGTCGTACATCGCACCCGCCAAGGCAAAGACGTCCGCACTGGGCCGGCGCGAGTCGCGCGTGTACGAAGAGATCATCAACAACGGCCGCGTCGCGTTCCTGTCGGCGCCGGAAGTGGAAGGGCTGCTGGAAGGCGGCGTCAACATCGTGGTGGACGGCCACACGATCGGCGCCGTGGGCGTCTCCGGCGTCAAGTCCATCGAGGACGCGCAGATCGCCAAGGCCGGTATCGCCGCGCTGGGCTGA
- a CDS encoding PEPxxWA-CTERM sorting domain-containing protein: protein MKATMAGLTLGLALIGTAAHAEPIHIESAALVFDNQPSYADDRVSVLASSADVLQLSLTEMINRNSSGGAGWSVYDDQGSFAQTSNRYDSGYQLTVREGYRITSIEWNLTFDGQLQQAVSPFDPPGQARNDTLNGMQLTSGGATLLADSAALRDLNGSQQVQVTFNDIGFANQYGLQLQSEIWMGAQGIPPNGILPGIPSFASLNLTGATLTIRTEVSPVPEPATYAMLLGGLALVGGLARRRR, encoded by the coding sequence ATGAAAGCGACAATGGCGGGGCTGACGCTCGGGTTGGCCTTGATCGGTACGGCCGCGCACGCGGAGCCCATTCACATCGAATCGGCGGCGCTGGTGTTCGACAACCAGCCGTCGTACGCGGACGACCGCGTCAGCGTGCTGGCCAGCAGCGCGGACGTGCTGCAGCTGTCGCTGACCGAAATGATCAACCGCAACAGCAGCGGCGGGGCCGGCTGGTCCGTCTATGACGACCAGGGCAGCTTCGCGCAGACGTCCAACCGTTACGACTCGGGCTACCAGCTGACCGTGCGCGAAGGCTACCGCATCACGTCGATCGAATGGAACCTGACGTTCGACGGCCAGTTGCAGCAGGCCGTGTCGCCTTTCGACCCGCCGGGCCAGGCGCGCAATGACACGCTGAACGGCATGCAGCTGACCAGCGGCGGCGCCACGCTGCTGGCGGACAGTGCCGCGCTGCGTGACCTGAACGGCTCGCAGCAGGTCCAGGTGACGTTCAACGATATCGGCTTCGCCAACCAGTATGGCTTGCAGTTGCAGTCGGAGATCTGGATGGGCGCGCAGGGCATTCCGCCCAACGGCATCCTGCCCGGCATTCCGTCGTTCGCCTCGCTGAACCTGACGGGTGCTACCCTGACGATCCGCACGGAGGTGTCGCCCGTGCCGGAGCCCGCCACGTATGCCATGCTGTTGGGGGGCCTCGCCCTGGTCGGCGGACTGGCACGGCGCCGGCGCTGA